The genomic window GCCGGGAGACGCCGAGCACTGGGAGCGGCTGCGCGACGGGCTCCGCGAGGAGATCATGGCGAACGGGCTGCACGCCGACGGCTACTTCACGCAGCACTACGACACGGACGAGGTCGACGCCTCCCTGCTGCAGCTCGCCCACATCGGCTTCGTCGACTACGACGACCCGGCGATGCTCGCCACCGTGCGGCAGATCGAGCGCACCCTGCTGCGCGACGGCCTGCCGCTGCGCTACCGCGTCGAATCGGGCGTCGACGGACTCGACGGCGATGAGCATCCGTTCCTCGCCTGCGCCTTCTGGCTCGTCGAGAACTACGCGCTCGGCGGCCGGCTCGCCGATGCCGAGACCCTCATGGATCGCCTCATCGGGCTCACCAACGACGTGGGACTGCTGAGCGAGGAGTACGACGTCGTCGAGCGCCGGCACATCGGCAACACCCCGCAGGCGCTCTCGCACCTCGGGCTCGTGCGGGCGGCCGATGCGATCGCCCTCGCCCGCAGCGACGCCGGGGCGCGCGGACGCAGCACCCAGAGGGGCGACGCCGCAACCCCCTGACGCGCGCACGGGTTCGACCGGCATGCTGATCGGATGCGCCTGCTCCGCTCCTCCCCCGACTCCCCCGGCATCACCCGTCGACGCGCCGGGAAGGGCTTCAGCTACCGCGACGCCCGCGGCGCCGTGATCGCCGACGCCGAGGTGCGCGCGCGCATCGCCGCCCTCGCGATCCCGCCGGCGTGGACGGAGGTGTGGATCTGCCCCGAGGAGCGCGGCCACGTGCAGGCGACGGGGCTCGACGCCGACGGTCGGCGCCAGTACCGCTACCACGAGGCCTGGTCGGCGCGGGCCGACCGCCGCAAGTACGCGCGCGTGCGCGAGCTCGCCGGGTGCACGGGCCCCCTGCGCGCCCGGGTCACGCGCGACCTGCGCGGCGGCGACCCCGAGGCGCGCGCGCTCGCCATCGCCGCCCGCCTCATCGACGCCCTCGGCATGCGGGTGGGCGAGGAGCGCTACGCGCTCGAGCGCGGCACCATCGGAGCGCTCACGCTCGGCTGGCAGCACGTGACGATCGGCGCGAGCGGCACCCGGTTCGACTTCCCGGCGAAGTCGGGCGTGCGCTGGCAGGCGGAGCTGGCGGACGAGGATCTCGCCGCGGCCCTGAGATCCGCGCGCGCCCAGCGCGCGGACTCGGGGGCGCGCATCGAGCGCGTCACCGAATGGGTCGACGACGCGGGGGATCCCCGGCGCACGTCATCGCGGGCCCTCGCCGCGTACCTCGCCGAGGCGAGCACGTGCACCGTGACGCCCAAGGATCTGCGCACGCTGATCGGCTCGCGGACGGCCGCCGAGCACCTCGCGCGCACCGGGCCCGTCGCGGGCATCCGGAATCAGGATCGCGTCATCCGCGAGGCCGTCGTCGCCGTGGCCGAGCGCCTGCGCAACACCCCCGCCGTCGCGCGCAGCTCGTACATCGATCCGCGCGTGATCGAGCGCTACCGCCGGGGGCGCACGGCGGCGCTCGGCCGCTCGGGCGTCAGCGACGCCGCACTCGCCGAGCTGCTCTCCTGACGGCTCGGCCTACTCTGGGGGCATGACCCCGGCCGCCGCCCCCACGAGCGCCCGGGTCGACGCCTGGGTGTGGGCGATCCGGCTGTACGCGACGCGCTTGGCGGCGACCGCCGCCTGCAAGGCGGGCCACGTCAAGGTGAACGGCGCCGCCGCGAAGCCCTCCCAGACGGTGCGCGCGGGCGACACGGTGCGCGCGTACACGCCCGGGGGCGAGCGCACCGTCGAAGTCGCGGGCATCATCACCAAGCGCACGAGCGCCCCGCTCGCGGCGCAGAACTACATCGACCGCACTCCCCCGCCGCCGCCGCGGGAGGAGCGACCGGCCCGCGTCGAGCGCGAGCGCGGCGCCGGCCGGCCCACCAAGCGCGACCGGCGGCTCATCGAGCGCCTGCGCGGGCGCGAGGACTGAGCCCGGGCCCGCCGCCGCATCCGGCCGGCGCGCGACCGGCCCTCAGAGCCCGAGCGTGCCGATCGTGCGGCGCACGGCCTCGGCGCTGCGCTCGAAGGCCCGCTGCTCGCCCTCGGAGAACGGCACGTCGATGACCCGCGCGATGCCGCTCGAGTCGACGACGCTCGGCACCGACAGCGCGACGCCGTCGACACCGTGGTAGCCCTGGAGCACCGAGCTCACCGGCAGCACGGCCTTCTCGTCGCGCAGCACGGCCTCGACGATGCGCGCGCCGGAGAGCCCGATCGCGTAATTGGTCGCGCCCTTGCCCGCGATGATGGCGTAGGCGGCGTTCTTGACCTCCTCGGCGAGCTGCTCGAGCTCCGCCTCCTCGATGCGGTCGCCCTGCGCATCGACCCACTCGCGCACCGGCACCGGCCCGATGCGCGACTGCGACCACAGCGCGAACTCGCTGTCGCCGTGCTCGCCGACGATCATCGCGTGCACGCTCGTCGGCGAGACGCCCAGCCGCTCGGCGAGCCGCCAGCGCAGCCGGCTGGAGTCGAGGACGGTGCCGCTGGAGAACACCCGCGAGGGGTCGAGCCCGCTGAAGCGCTGCGCGGCGACGGCGAGCACGTCGCAGGGGTTGGTGACGAGCAGGTGCACGGCGTTCGGGGCGCGCTCGACGAGGCGCGGCATGAGCTCGCGCAGGATCCCGACGTTCGTGGCGGCGAGGTCGAGCCGGCTCTGCCCCGGCTTCTGCTTCGCCCCGGCTGTGATGACGACCATGCTCGCCCCCTCGATCGCGTCGAGATCGCCCCCGCCGGTGATGCGGGATGCCCCGGTGAAGGGCGTGCCGTGCGCGAGGTCGAGCACCTCGGCGTCGGCGCGGGCCGCGTCGATGTCGTAGAGCACGACCTCGCGCGCCGAGCCCCGGATCAGCGCGGCGTAGGCGAGCGAGGAGCCGACGGCGCCCGCCCCGATGATGGCGAGGCGGGAGTTCTCGATGACGGTCATGGCGCGAGCATGGCGGCTGGGCGGCGGCGTGTCCAGACCGCGGCGCCCCGCGCGCGCAGCGGGTGGTGGACGGACGACGACGGCCGCCCCGCGCGGAGCGGAGCGGCCGTCGTGACGGGCGGGTCTAGGCCTCAGGCGCCTGCTCGCCGATGGCGAAACGCACGGCGCCCTCCTCGCTGACCTGGGCGTCGAGCACCTTGTCGTCGAGCGCGGCCGAGGCGTTCGGCTCGAGGAACACGCGGGCGGCGCCCTCCTCGACGATCTGGTCGCCGGGCAGGGGCTCCGGGGCCACGGCCACGGCGAACTCCATGCTCTCGGGGCTGCCGGAGTCGATGCGCAGCCCGGCGGTCTGCGGAACGCCCTCGCGGGCGACGAGGTTCTCGATGACGGTGCTGGCGGTCGGCGTCAGTGTGAGCATGGGGATGCTCCTTCCTGGTGCGGTCGTTCGCGGTCGTTACGGAAGCCCGCCACGATTCCGTGCCTCGCGCTCGACCGCAAGCCGCACCCCGGGTACTCGGAGGCTCCTCACACCTGCGGTCCACCGCTCGCGGGCCGCCCGCCGGTCAGGCGCGCCCCTGCAGGATGAGCCGCCAGTACACCCGCGGCAGCACGTGACGGTCGACGAACCAGGTCGAGCGCCGCTCGCGCGCGAGGCCCGGCCAGAACGGGATGGTCGGCTTCTGCCGCATCGACTCGTCGAACTCGGCGAAGACGAGCGTGCCGCGCGAGACCGTGAAGGGGCACACCGAGTAGCCGTCGTACTGCGCCGTCGGCGGGGAGCCGCGCAGCGCGTCGACGATGTTGCGCGCGAGCGCCGTCGCCTGCGGCCGCAGCGCGCCGCCCGACTTCGAGTTGCGGGTGGCGGCGGCGTCGCCGAGCCCCCACACCTCGGGATGCCGCGGGTGCTGCAGCGTGCGCGGGTCGACCTCGATGAAGCCGCCGGGGTCGTCGGCGGCGGCGAGGCCGCTCTCGGCGATCCAGCTCGGAGCGGACTGTGGCGGCACGACGTGCAGCACGTCGTACTCGAGGCTCTCGACGGGGCCGGCAGCGGCATCCCGCCCCGGGGCGGAGACGGGGCCGATCGCGACCGTGCGCGCGGCCGCGTCGACGCCGCGCAGCTCGGAGGAGAAGCGCACCTCGATGCCGTACTCGGCGACGTTCCGCTCGAGCTCGCGGTCGATCGCGGGGATGCCGAACATCGTCGGGTCGGGCAGCACGAGCACGACCCGGATCTCGTCGAGCACGCCCGCGCGGCGCCAGGCGTCGCAGGCGAGGTACATGGGCTTCTGCGCCGCGCCGGCGCAGGAGGCGGGGCCGGGCGGCTGGGTGAAGACGACGGTGCCCGAGTGCAGCTCCGACAGCAGCGGCGCGGCCTTCACCGCGAGCTCGAGCTCGTAGTTCGAGGCGACCTCGGGGGCGGCGATCGCCTCGGCGAGCCCCGGCACGGCATCCCATCGGCGCTGGATGCCCGGGCACACGATGAGCTGCTGGTACCCGATCGTGCCGCCCGAGGCGAGCGCGACCGTGCGCGCCCCCGGGTTCACCGACACGACCTCGTCGCGGATGCCGCCGACGCCGCGCGGCATCACCCGCGCCTGCGCGCGCACCGCATCGGCGGCGACGGCCGTGGCGCCCGCGATGTGGGAGAACATCGGCTGGTAGCGGTGCTCGTCGCTCGGCTCGATGACGACGACGTCGCGGACTCCCCACCGGCGCAGGCGCCCGGCGACCGAGAGGCCGGCGTTACCGCCGCCGATGACGACGACCTGGTGGGCGATCATCGAGGAGGCGACGCCGCTCGAGCCGGGATCGGGATCGGGGGCGGTCACGGCAGCGTCGTCGGGGGCGGGGAGCATGCGCCCGACCCTAGGCGGGGCGGCGCCGGGACGCGCCGGGCCGTACAGCGCGGGCACAGCCGCGGGGGCGGCAACCCTGGTCGCTTGATCGGGCAGTGCGCACCCCTGCAGGGTTGTCGCGCGAGATCCAGCGGCGCGGCGTAGCATCGCGGCTGTGAGCGACGATGCGACGCCGACCGAGCGGCAGACCCCCGAGACGGCGGGCTACGCGCACGGCTGGACGACCCGCTCGGCGAGCGTGCGCCAGACGCTGCTGCTCGCCGCCCTCGTCGCGACCGTCGTCGTCGGGCTCGCCTACCAGCTGGGCGCGGCCGAGACCTCGTTCGACCGCCCGGGCCAGCTGCTGCTGCTCTTCGTCGACCTCGCCCCGGTGCTCTGGTTCGCGGCCGCCCCGATCATCCTCCACGCGCTGCGCTGGCGGGCGATCGCCGAGCGGTTCCGCTGGGTCGTGATCGCGGCGATCATCGCGGCGAGCGTCGCCCTCGTCGGCCGACTGACCATCGGCAACGAGAGCCTGCCGGCCGCCCTGCTCGACCCCTTCACGGCGGCCTTCGTCGTCGCGATCGGGGCCGCCGTGGCCTGGACGAGGGTGAGGGTGACCCGCATCGCCTCCGGCGACGACCGCGGCATCACCGTCGTCGGGCTCGCCCTCGGCTTCGCCGTCGCCGCGCTCGGCATCGCGCTCGGCTGGCTGCGGCTGCTGCTGGTCGGCCCCGTGGTGCCGCCCGGGATGCCCTCCGAGCCGATCGGCGGCATCTCCGTCACGCCGCTGCTCATCGCGGCGACCTTCGTCATGGTCTCCGGCCTGTTCTGGCTCACCGACCGCACGCGCCGGCGCTGAGAGCGACCCGGGGCGCTCCCGGCCCGCCCGACCGTAGGCTCGCAGGGTGACCGCCGCCGAGCATCCCGCCCTCGACGCCCTGCGCCGCGCTCTCGGGGATGCGCTCTCGACCGAGGCGAGCGATCTCGACGCGGCCCGCGGCGACTACTCGGGCCAGCGCTCGGAGTCGGCCCCGCTCGCCGTCGTGCACGCGCGCTCGGCCGCCGACGTGCAGGCCGCGCTGCGCATCGCGAGCGCGCACCGGCTGCCCGTCGTGCCCCGCGGCGCCGGCACCGGGCTCACCGGCGGCGCCATCGCGCGCGGCGGCGAGCTCGTCATCAGCACGGCGCGCATGACCCGCATCATCGCCATCGAGCCCGCCGACCAGCTCGCCGTCGTCGAACCCGGGGTGATCGTCGCCGACCTCGGAGCCGCCGTCGCCCCGCACGGGCTGTTCTACGCGCCCGACCCCGCGAGTCGGGCGATCTGCTCGATCGGCGGCACGATCGCGACGAACGCCGGCGGGCTGCTCTGCGCGAAGTACGGCGTCACCCGCGAGGCCGTGCTGGGCCTGACGGTCGTGCTCGCCGACGGCACCCTGCTCGAACTGGGGCACCGCACCGTCAAGGGCGTCACCGGCCTCGACCTCACGGCGCTCATGATCGGCAGCGAGGGCACCCTCGGCATCGTCGTCGAGGCGACGCTGCGCCTGCTGCCGCTGCCCGAGGGCGAGCCGGCGACGATCGCCGCGACGTTCCCGAGCGTCGTGTCGGCGGCGGAGGCATCGTCCGCGATCACGGCGGCGGGACTGCGCCCGGCCGCGATGGAGCTCATCGACCCCCTCGCGCTGCGACTCATCCGCGCGCACCTCGGGCTGCCCGCCGTCGCCGAGGGCAGCGCCTCGCTCATCGTGCAGACCGACGGCAGCGCGGCGGCCCGCGAGGCCGAGGCGGTGCTCGGCATCGTGCGCGCGCACGGCGGCGAGGCCTCGATCGCGCGCGATCGGCACGAGGGCGAGGGGATGCTCGCCGTGCGCGGCGCCTTCCACCCGGCCATGGCGGCCCAGGGCGAGGTGCTCATCGAGGACGTCTGCGTGCCGCGATCGCAGCTGCCCGCCATAGTGGCCGCGATCGAGCGCATCGGCGAGCGTCACGCGCTGCTCATCCCCTCGGTGGCGCACGCCGGCGACGGCAATCTGCACCCCAACATCATCTACACCGGCGACACGGTCCCCGAGCGGGTCTGGACGGCCGCGGGCGAGATCTTCGCCGCCGCCCTCGAGCTCGGCGGCACCCTCACCGGCGAGCACGGCATCGGCACGCTCAAGCGGCGCTGGCTCGGCGACGAGCTCGGCGAGCCGCAGCTCGAGCTGCAGCGGCGCATCAAGGCCGTCTTCGATCCGCTCGGCATCATGAACCCGGGCAAGGTGCTGTAGCCCCCGCCCGCGGGCCCGCGCCGCGATCGTGCGGGCTCAGCGCGGCAGCACGTCGCGCGCGACGTACACGCCGTTCGTCGAGACGCCGCCCGTCACCGGGTTGTCGAACGGCACGACGTGCCCCTCGACGTGCGCGAACACCGCCCCCAGCACGGCGAGGAATGCCTCGTCGGGCTCGTCGTCGCTCCACAGGGCGAAGACCCCGTCCGGGTGCAGGTGGCGCGCCATGCGCCGCAGGCCCTCGACCGTGTAGAGGTCGGCGTGGCTGCGGTCGAGCGGGAAGCTCGGCGTGTGGTCGACGTCGAGCAGGATGGCGTGGGCGCGGGCGGGGAGCTCGTCGTGCGCTCCGGGCTCGCCGCGCACGAGGGCGAAGAAGTCGGCGTGCACGAGGCGCGTGCGCGGGTCGTCGACGAGGCGCGGGGAGACCGGTAGCAGCCGGGCCCGGTGCCAGTCGATGACGGCGGGCAGGGCATCCACCACCGCCATGGAGCGCACGCGCTCGTCGCGGAGGGCGGCGATCGCGGTGTAGCCGAGCCCGAGACCGCCGACGATGACGTCGAGGTCGCGGGCGTCGGGCGCGAGGGCCGCGAGACCGAGCCGGCTGAGCTCCTCCTCGGCGACGGTGAAGAGGCTCGACATGAGGTACTCCTCGCCGAGCTTCACCTCGTAGACCTCGGCGTCGACGGAGGGCTCGTGGCGGCGGCGCAGCGTCAGCTCGCCCATGGCGGTGTCGACCCAGGCCAGCTCTTCGAAGCGGTGCATCAGGCCAGCCTAGGTCGCGGCGGGGCGCCCGCCCTCGGCATCGGCGGCGAGCCCGTGGCGGTGGGCGAAGACGACGAGCTGCACGCGGTCGCGCAGCCCGAGCTTGGCGAGCACGCTGCTGAGGTGCGTCTTGACGGTCGACTCGCTGAGGAACAGCGCCGTGCCGATCTCGGCGTTGCTCAGGCCCGTGGCCGCCGCGTCGAAGACCGCGCGCTCGCGCTCGGTGAGGGTCGCCATCGAGGCGGGCGCCTCGGGCGCGGCGGAGGCCGCCGTCAGCAGGGCGCTGAGGTCGCCGGCGGCGAGCACGGGGCTGCCCCCGTGCACCGCGCGCACGGCCGAGCAGAGGAACTCGGGGCTCGTGTCCTTCAGCAGGAACCCGCTCGCGCCGTACTGGATGGCCGCCCGCGCCTGCTCGTCGAGGGCGAAGGTCGTGAGCACGATGACCCTCAGCGGCGAGCGGCGGTCGGCGGCCCGCTCGGGGCTGAACAGGCGCCGGGTCGCCTCGACGCCGCTCATCTCGGGCATCCGCACGTCCATGAGCACGATGTCGGCGGCGAGGCCGTCGAGCAGCGCGAGCGCCTCGACCCCGTTCCCCGCCTGCCCGACGACCGTCATGTCGGGCTGGGCGTCGATCGCCGCCGCGACCCCCGCCCGGAACAGCGGCTGGTCGTCGACGAGCACGACCCTGATCGGCTCGCTCATGCCGCTCCCTCCGTCGACACCGGCAGCGGGATGCTCGCCCGCCCCGTCATCGTCCCCTCCACCAGCTCCATCTCGAGCGACCCGCCCACCTCGGCGAGCCGGGATCGCATGCCGGGCACCCCCTGGCCGCCCGAGCCGGAGGCGGAGCCGGCCTCCTGCGCCGGCGCCCCGGTCGCCACGGCGTTGCGCACGACGATGACGAGCGCCTCCGCCGTCCAGTAGCGGTCGAGCCGCAGCTCGCCGGAGCGGTCGCCGTGCTTGAGCGCGTTGGTGAGCAGCTCCTGCGTCACGCGGTAGGCGACGCCGGCGGCGTCGGCGGGGAGCGCGCGGCGCGGCCCGTGCTCGCCCCGCACGAGAGCGGGGCGCGCGGCGGCGACGTCGTCGATGAGACGGTCGAGGTCGTCGAGGGTCATCGATGCGGTCGCCTCGGGGGCGTCGAGGTCGGTCGTGCGCTCGAGCACCCGGCGCACATCGGTGAGCGAGCGGCGGGCGGTCCCGGCGATCGTGTCGACCGCGGCGAGCACCGCGTCGGGCTCGCGCTCGTAGAGGAACCGCACCGACTCGGCCTGGGCGATGATGACGGCGAGCGAATGGCCGACGATGTCGTGCACGTCGCGGGCGAGCGCCGTGCGCTGGGCGCTGAGGTCGGCGATCTGCTGCGAGCGCCGCGCCTCGCGCTCGGCCTCGGCCTGCCGCAGCCGCGTCTCCTTCGCGGTCGCCGCCGTGCGCCCGAGCAGCCCGAGCAGCCACGGCACGGCGAGCACGACGACGAGCACGACGGTCGTGATGAGCAGCTGCACGACCGCCGTCGACGGCGCCTGCGATCGCACTCCCGAGACGACCCAGGATCCGATGAGCAGCAGGTAGGCGATGGCGAGGAGGGCGCCGGCTCCGACCGAGAGGCCGCTCAGCAGCAGCACGGGGCGCGAGCCGTAGCGCGCGGCGCCGTAGAGCACGAGCAGCAGCCCGAGCTGCAGCACGGAGGCGTCGAGCAGGCCCGCCATGTGCACGAGGGTCGAGGCCCAGGCGAGACCGAGGGCTGCGGCAGGCAGCACCCGGCGCACGGTGACGCCGACCCCGAGCAGCAGCGCGCCGAGCACCGCCGCGACGCCCGCGAGAGGGCTCGACGAGGGGTCGCCTAACCCCAAGGGTCCCGAGACTCCTAGCACCCCGAGCAGCAGCAGAGCGGCGAGCCCGTCGACGACGAGGCGCTGCGTGCGGCGGTGCCGCTCGTCGGGGGTCATGAGCCCAGTCTGGCGAAGAGGCGCGGCGGGGGCATCCACCGCGCGTACCGGTCGAGCGGTACTCGCGTGCCGGGAGGGCGGCACCGACGGCGGTCGCCTCAGCCCTCGCGGCCGATGCTGCGGGATGCTGCGCGCTCCTAGCGTCGTCGGCATGAACCTCCACACCTCCTCCGCAGCGGCCTCCCCGGCCCCCGCCCCCGCGCCCTCCCGTCGCGTCCCCGTCGCCCGCACTCTCGGCGTCTCCCGCATGTTCGGCACCGGATCGAGCGTCGTGCACGCCGTCGAGGGCGTCACCGTCTCGTTCGAGCGCGGCGTGCTCTCGGCCGTGATCGGACCGAGCGGGTCGGGCAAGACCACCCTCATGCACCTGCTCGCCGGCCTCGACTCCCCCACCGTCGGCTCCGTCGAGCTCGACGGCGTCGCGCTCGACGGGCTCGACGACACGCGCCTCGCGGCGCTGCGGCACGAGCGCACCGGCTTCGTCTTCCAGTCGTTCAACCTCATGCCGGCCCTCACGGCGCTCGAGAACATCCGCCTGCCCGAGACCCTCGGCCGCCGGGTGCGGCGGAACGATCGGGCGTGGGAGCAGCAGCTCGTCGCCCGCCTGGGCATCGCGCCCCTGCTCGACCGGCGGCCCGGCGAGCTGTCGGGCGGCCAGCAGCAGCGGGTCGCCATCGCCCGCGCGCTCGCCCACCGGCCCGCGGTCGTCTTCGCGGACGAGCCGACCGGCAACCTCGACATGCGCACGAGCGGCGAGGTGCTCGCCCTGCTCTCGGAGCTCGTGACCGAGAGCGACTGCGGCATCGTCATGGTCACCCATGATCCGGTCGCCGCGAGTCACGCCGGCCGCGTCGTCGCCCTGCGCGACGGCCGCATCGTGAGCGACACCGGTGCCCGCAGCGCCGCGCAGCTCGCCGCGGTCATGCTCGGCAGCACGGCGACCGCCGGCGGCTCCGGTTTCGCCGACATCGGCGCGACGGCGGTCGAGCGATGACCGGCCGCGCCGGTCTGATCGCGGCGATGACCGTGGTCGTGCTCAGCGCCTTCTACGGCGTGCTGCTGCTCATCACCACGAGCCTCATCTCGGCGGGCATCCTCACCACCGGGTTCGGCGACAACGCCGCCACGGTCTTCGTGCTCTCCGTGCTCGCGGTGGCCTTCATCGTCGTCGCGGTCGTCGTCGGGTCGACCACGATCTCGAGCGCGTTCACGCTCGTCACCGCCTCCCGGGTGCGCGAGATCGCCCTGCGACGGCTG from Microcella daejeonensis includes these protein-coding regions:
- a CDS encoding DNA topoisomerase IB; this encodes MRLLRSSPDSPGITRRRAGKGFSYRDARGAVIADAEVRARIAALAIPPAWTEVWICPEERGHVQATGLDADGRRQYRYHEAWSARADRRKYARVRELAGCTGPLRARVTRDLRGGDPEARALAIAARLIDALGMRVGEERYALERGTIGALTLGWQHVTIGASGTRFDFPAKSGVRWQAELADEDLAAALRSARAQRADSGARIERVTEWVDDAGDPRRTSSRALAAYLAEASTCTVTPKDLRTLIGSRTAAEHLARTGPVAGIRNQDRVIREAVVAVAERLRNTPAVARSSYIDPRVIERYRRGRTAALGRSGVSDAALAELLS
- a CDS encoding RNA-binding S4 domain-containing protein, with amino-acid sequence MTPAAAPTSARVDAWVWAIRLYATRLAATAACKAGHVKVNGAAAKPSQTVRAGDTVRAYTPGGERTVEVAGIITKRTSAPLAAQNYIDRTPPPPPREERPARVERERGAGRPTKRDRRLIERLRGRED
- a CDS encoding L-lactate dehydrogenase, producing MTVIENSRLAIIGAGAVGSSLAYAALIRGSAREVVLYDIDAARADAEVLDLAHGTPFTGASRITGGGDLDAIEGASMVVITAGAKQKPGQSRLDLAATNVGILRELMPRLVERAPNAVHLLVTNPCDVLAVAAQRFSGLDPSRVFSSGTVLDSSRLRWRLAERLGVSPTSVHAMIVGEHGDSEFALWSQSRIGPVPVREWVDAQGDRIEEAELEQLAEEVKNAAYAIIAGKGATNYAIGLSGARIVEAVLRDEKAVLPVSSVLQGYHGVDGVALSVPSVVDSSGIARVIDVPFSEGEQRAFERSAEAVRRTIGTLGL
- a CDS encoding Fe-S cluster assembly protein HesB, with protein sequence MLTLTPTASTVIENLVAREGVPQTAGLRIDSGSPESMEFAVAVAPEPLPGDQIVEEGAARVFLEPNASAALDDKVLDAQVSEEGAVRFAIGEQAPEA
- a CDS encoding NAD(P)/FAD-dependent oxidoreductase, whose translation is MIAHQVVVIGGGNAGLSVAGRLRRWGVRDVVVIEPSDEHRYQPMFSHIAGATAVAADAVRAQARVMPRGVGGIRDEVVSVNPGARTVALASGGTIGYQQLIVCPGIQRRWDAVPGLAEAIAAPEVASNYELELAVKAAPLLSELHSGTVVFTQPPGPASCAGAAQKPMYLACDAWRRAGVLDEIRVVLVLPDPTMFGIPAIDRELERNVAEYGIEVRFSSELRGVDAAARTVAIGPVSAPGRDAAAGPVESLEYDVLHVVPPQSAPSWIAESGLAAADDPGGFIEVDPRTLQHPRHPEVWGLGDAAATRNSKSGGALRPQATALARNIVDALRGSPPTAQYDGYSVCPFTVSRGTLVFAEFDESMRQKPTIPFWPGLARERRSTWFVDRHVLPRVYWRLILQGRA
- a CDS encoding FAD-binding oxidoreductase, whose translation is MTAAEHPALDALRRALGDALSTEASDLDAARGDYSGQRSESAPLAVVHARSAADVQAALRIASAHRLPVVPRGAGTGLTGGAIARGGELVISTARMTRIIAIEPADQLAVVEPGVIVADLGAAVAPHGLFYAPDPASRAICSIGGTIATNAGGLLCAKYGVTREAVLGLTVVLADGTLLELGHRTVKGVTGLDLTALMIGSEGTLGIVVEATLRLLPLPEGEPATIAATFPSVVSAAEASSAITAAGLRPAAMELIDPLALRLIRAHLGLPAVAEGSASLIVQTDGSAAAREAEAVLGIVRAHGGEASIARDRHEGEGMLAVRGAFHPAMAAQGEVLIEDVCVPRSQLPAIVAAIERIGERHALLIPSVAHAGDGNLHPNIIYTGDTVPERVWTAAGEIFAAALELGGTLTGEHGIGTLKRRWLGDELGEPQLELQRRIKAVFDPLGIMNPGKVL
- a CDS encoding polyamine aminopropyltransferase — its product is MHRFEELAWVDTAMGELTLRRRHEPSVDAEVYEVKLGEEYLMSSLFTVAEEELSRLGLAALAPDARDLDVIVGGLGLGYTAIAALRDERVRSMAVVDALPAVIDWHRARLLPVSPRLVDDPRTRLVHADFFALVRGEPGAHDELPARAHAILLDVDHTPSFPLDRSHADLYTVEGLRRMARHLHPDGVFALWSDDEPDEAFLAVLGAVFAHVEGHVVPFDNPVTGGVSTNGVYVARDVLPR
- a CDS encoding response regulator, producing the protein MSEPIRVVLVDDQPLFRAGVAAAIDAQPDMTVVGQAGNGVEALALLDGLAADIVLMDVRMPEMSGVEATRRLFSPERAADRRSPLRVIVLTTFALDEQARAAIQYGASGFLLKDTSPEFLCSAVRAVHGGSPVLAAGDLSALLTAASAAPEAPASMATLTERERAVFDAAATGLSNAEIGTALFLSESTVKTHLSSVLAKLGLRDRVQLVVFAHRHGLAADAEGGRPAAT
- a CDS encoding sensor histidine kinase; this encodes MTPDERHRRTQRLVVDGLAALLLLGVLGVSGPLGLGDPSSSPLAGVAAVLGALLLGVGVTVRRVLPAAALGLAWASTLVHMAGLLDASVLQLGLLLVLYGAARYGSRPVLLLSGLSVGAGALLAIAYLLLIGSWVVSGVRSQAPSTAVVQLLITTVVLVVVLAVPWLLGLLGRTAATAKETRLRQAEAEREARRSQQIADLSAQRTALARDVHDIVGHSLAVIIAQAESVRFLYEREPDAVLAAVDTIAGTARRSLTDVRRVLERTTDLDAPEATASMTLDDLDRLIDDVAAARPALVRGEHGPRRALPADAAGVAYRVTQELLTNALKHGDRSGELRLDRYWTAEALVIVVRNAVATGAPAQEAGSASGSGGQGVPGMRSRLAEVGGSLEMELVEGTMTGRASIPLPVSTEGAA
- a CDS encoding ABC transporter ATP-binding protein, producing MNLHTSSAAASPAPAPAPSRRVPVARTLGVSRMFGTGSSVVHAVEGVTVSFERGVLSAVIGPSGSGKTTLMHLLAGLDSPTVGSVELDGVALDGLDDTRLAALRHERTGFVFQSFNLMPALTALENIRLPETLGRRVRRNDRAWEQQLVARLGIAPLLDRRPGELSGGQQQRVAIARALAHRPAVVFADEPTGNLDMRTSGEVLALLSELVTESDCGIVMVTHDPVAASHAGRVVALRDGRIVSDTGARSAAQLAAVMLGSTATAGGSGFADIGATAVER